A single Nicotiana tabacum cultivar K326 chromosome 5, ASM71507v2, whole genome shotgun sequence DNA region contains:
- the LOC107782930 gene encoding integrin-linked protein kinase 1-like isoform X1 — protein MDVKAQLKRGISRQFSTGSLRLSGKFSFKRQNSLDPKSKNMRFSFGRQSSLDPIRRIPSLENETTNAVPENLDSTMQLLFLACKGDVKGVKDLLDEDDVDVNSIDLDGRTALHIAACEGHVEVVKLLLSRKANLDARDRWGSTAAADAKYYGNVEVYNILKARGAKIPKTRNTPMTVANPREVPEYELNPLELQIRKRDGISKGSYQVAKWNGTKVSVKILDKDSYSDPETINAFKHELTLLEKVRHPNVVQFVGAVTQNIPMMIVLEYHPSGDLGSYLQKKGRLSASKVLRFALDIARGMNYLHECKPDPIIHCLLMPKNILLDNGGLLKVAGFGLIRLSNISPDKAKLAQPQGIDRASPYTAPEIYKDEIFDRSVDVYAFGVLLYEMMEGTPPFHPKSPEEAARLMCKEGKRPSFKSKSKYPPDLKELIEECWHLDSFVRPTFSEIIVRMDKIVANCSKHGWLKDTLKLPWL, from the exons ATGGATGTAAAAGCGCAACTGAAACGAGGAATATCGAGGCAATTCTCAACAGGATCATTGCGACTGAGCGGGAAATTCAGTTTCAAGAGACAAAATTCATTGGATCCAAAGAGCAAGAACATGAGGTTCAGTTTCGGGAGGCAATCGTCACTTGATCCAATACGGAGGATTCCATCGTTAGAAAATGAGACTACTAATGCAGTGCCGGAGAATTTGGATTCGACGATGCAACTGTTGTTTTTGGCGTGTAAAGGAGACGTGAAAGGCGTGAAGGATTTGTTAGATGAAGATGATGTTGATGTGAATAGCATTGATTTAGATGGAAGGACTGCTCTGCATATTGCTGCGTGTGAAGGACATGTAGAAGTTGTGAAGCTTTTGTTGAGTCGGAAGGCTAATCTTGATGCCCGTGATCGTTGGGGAAGCACG GCTGCAGCTGATGCGAAATACTATGGAAATGTTGAAGTTTACAATATCTTAAAAGCCCGGGGGGCCAAAATCCCG AAAACCAGAAACACACCAATGACTGTAGCAAATCCTCGAGAAGTTCCAGAATATGAACTCAATCCACTTGAGCTTCAAATCCGGAAAAGGGATGGAATCTCGAAG GGTTCATATCAAGTTGCTAAATGGAATGGGACAAAAGTTTCTGTCAAGATACTTGACAAGGATAGCTATTCAGACCCCGAAACCAT AAATGCTTTCAAACATGAATTAACTTTGCTGGAAAAAGTACGGCATCCTAATGTGGTTCAGTTTGTTGGAGCCGTTACACAAAATATTCCAATGATGATAGTATTAGAGTACCATCCAAGT GGTGATTTGGGTAGCTATCTTCAGAAGAAGGGACGTCTTTCTGCTTCTAAGGTTCTAAGATTTGCACTTGATATTGCTAG GGGCATGAATTATCTTCATGAATGTAAACCAGACCCAATTATCCATTGTCTTTTAATGCCAAA AAATATTTTGCTGGACAATGGAGGTCTATTGAAAGTTGCAGGATTTGGTTTGATAAGATTGTCAAACATTTCACCTGACAAAGCAAAGTTGGCGCAGCCTCAAGGCATTGACCGTGCAA GTCCCTATACAGCACCTGAGATTTATAAAGATGAAATATTTGATAGAAGTGTGGATGTATATGCTTTTGGAGTATTACTTTATGAG ATGATGGagggaacaccaccttttcatcccAAATCACCTGAAGAGGCTGCTAGATTGATGTGCAAAGAGGGTAAAAGACCATCATTCAAGTCAAAATCTAAGTATCCGCCGGACCTTAAAGA GTTGATTGAAGAATGTTGGCATCTAGATTCTTTTGTTCGGCCGACATTTTCAGAGATAATTGTGCGCATGGATAAAATTGTTGCAAACTGCTCGAAACATGGATGGTTGAAAGATACTTTAAAGCTTCCCTG
- the LOC107782930 gene encoding integrin-linked protein kinase 1-like isoform X2 yields the protein MDVKAQLKRGISRQFSTGSLRLSGKFSFKRQNSLDPKSKNMRFSFGRQSSLDPIRRIPSLENETTNAVPENLDSTMQLLFLACKGDVKGVKDLLDEDDVDVNSIDLDGRTALHIAACEGHVEVVKLLLSRKANLDARDRWGSTAAADAKYYGNVEVYNILKARGAKIPGSYQVAKWNGTKVSVKILDKDSYSDPETINAFKHELTLLEKVRHPNVVQFVGAVTQNIPMMIVLEYHPSGDLGSYLQKKGRLSASKVLRFALDIARGMNYLHECKPDPIIHCLLMPKNILLDNGGLLKVAGFGLIRLSNISPDKAKLAQPQGIDRASPYTAPEIYKDEIFDRSVDVYAFGVLLYEMMEGTPPFHPKSPEEAARLMCKEGKRPSFKSKSKYPPDLKELIEECWHLDSFVRPTFSEIIVRMDKIVANCSKHGWLKDTLKLPWL from the exons ATGGATGTAAAAGCGCAACTGAAACGAGGAATATCGAGGCAATTCTCAACAGGATCATTGCGACTGAGCGGGAAATTCAGTTTCAAGAGACAAAATTCATTGGATCCAAAGAGCAAGAACATGAGGTTCAGTTTCGGGAGGCAATCGTCACTTGATCCAATACGGAGGATTCCATCGTTAGAAAATGAGACTACTAATGCAGTGCCGGAGAATTTGGATTCGACGATGCAACTGTTGTTTTTGGCGTGTAAAGGAGACGTGAAAGGCGTGAAGGATTTGTTAGATGAAGATGATGTTGATGTGAATAGCATTGATTTAGATGGAAGGACTGCTCTGCATATTGCTGCGTGTGAAGGACATGTAGAAGTTGTGAAGCTTTTGTTGAGTCGGAAGGCTAATCTTGATGCCCGTGATCGTTGGGGAAGCACG GCTGCAGCTGATGCGAAATACTATGGAAATGTTGAAGTTTACAATATCTTAAAAGCCCGGGGGGCCAAAATCCCG GGTTCATATCAAGTTGCTAAATGGAATGGGACAAAAGTTTCTGTCAAGATACTTGACAAGGATAGCTATTCAGACCCCGAAACCAT AAATGCTTTCAAACATGAATTAACTTTGCTGGAAAAAGTACGGCATCCTAATGTGGTTCAGTTTGTTGGAGCCGTTACACAAAATATTCCAATGATGATAGTATTAGAGTACCATCCAAGT GGTGATTTGGGTAGCTATCTTCAGAAGAAGGGACGTCTTTCTGCTTCTAAGGTTCTAAGATTTGCACTTGATATTGCTAG GGGCATGAATTATCTTCATGAATGTAAACCAGACCCAATTATCCATTGTCTTTTAATGCCAAA AAATATTTTGCTGGACAATGGAGGTCTATTGAAAGTTGCAGGATTTGGTTTGATAAGATTGTCAAACATTTCACCTGACAAAGCAAAGTTGGCGCAGCCTCAAGGCATTGACCGTGCAA GTCCCTATACAGCACCTGAGATTTATAAAGATGAAATATTTGATAGAAGTGTGGATGTATATGCTTTTGGAGTATTACTTTATGAG ATGATGGagggaacaccaccttttcatcccAAATCACCTGAAGAGGCTGCTAGATTGATGTGCAAAGAGGGTAAAAGACCATCATTCAAGTCAAAATCTAAGTATCCGCCGGACCTTAAAGA GTTGATTGAAGAATGTTGGCATCTAGATTCTTTTGTTCGGCCGACATTTTCAGAGATAATTGTGCGCATGGATAAAATTGTTGCAAACTGCTCGAAACATGGATGGTTGAAAGATACTTTAAAGCTTCCCTG